A genomic region of Sporichthyaceae bacterium contains the following coding sequences:
- a CDS encoding SDR family oxidoreductase: MGHLNGRVAIVTGAGRGIGREHALLLAAEGAQVVVNDLGGNSDGTGTAAGPAEQVAAEIRAAGGQAVSNADDIADAAGAQRLIDTALESFDRLDVVVNNAGILRDRVLINLDDDDWDLVVHVNLRGTFTVTRAAGRHWRDVSKSGGQVSASVINTTSESGVFGNPGQANYAAAKAAVASFTQVAAKELGRYGVRVNAIAPQARTRMTEQAFGDALAAKEGKFDRFNPANVSPFVVYLASPDCEITGQAFIVGGSRVQRLRPWEKDPGWKLDTDGRWSVDTLIKAVAEAGVPQSGGWTANPDKG, from the coding sequence ATGGGACACCTCAACGGGCGGGTCGCGATCGTGACCGGCGCCGGGCGTGGGATCGGGCGGGAACACGCGTTGCTGCTGGCCGCCGAGGGCGCGCAGGTAGTCGTGAACGACCTTGGCGGGAACTCCGACGGGACCGGCACCGCGGCCGGTCCGGCCGAGCAGGTTGCGGCAGAGATCCGCGCGGCCGGCGGGCAGGCCGTCAGCAACGCCGACGACATCGCCGATGCGGCCGGCGCGCAGCGTCTGATCGACACCGCGCTGGAGTCCTTCGATCGGCTCGACGTCGTGGTCAACAACGCGGGCATCCTGCGCGACCGGGTGCTGATCAACCTCGACGACGACGACTGGGACCTGGTCGTCCACGTCAACCTGCGCGGCACGTTCACCGTCACCCGGGCCGCCGGCCGGCATTGGCGCGACGTGTCCAAGTCCGGCGGTCAGGTCAGCGCGTCGGTCATCAACACCACCAGCGAGTCCGGGGTGTTCGGCAATCCCGGTCAGGCGAACTACGCCGCCGCCAAGGCCGCGGTCGCCTCGTTCACCCAGGTGGCGGCCAAGGAACTGGGCCGCTACGGGGTGCGCGTGAATGCGATCGCGCCGCAGGCCCGCACCCGCATGACCGAGCAGGCGTTCGGCGACGCGCTGGCCGCCAAGGAGGGCAAGTTCGACCGGTTCAACCCGGCCAACGTCAGCCCGTTCGTGGTCTACCTGGCGAGCCCGGACTGCGAGATCACCGGCCAGGCCTTCATCGTCGGAGGTTCGCGCGTGCAACGCCTGCGGCCCTGGGAGAAGGACCCGGGGTGGAAGTTGGACACCGACGGCCGCTGGAGCGTGGACACCCTGATCAAGGCTGTCGCCGAGGCCGGGGTGCCGCAGTCCGGTGGGTGGACCGCGAACCCGGACAAGGGCTGA
- a CDS encoding acyl-CoA dehydrogenase family protein, which yields MTVAPSSSAADRVALASTIRACLDRHPGPRQFLGDERPPRIDRELWRTLIEQIGLGGLVIPESCGGFGGGYVDLAVGFDAIGATLAPVPALACLGMATGVLLGAEPEAAAGAVLGRIAQGSLVAVLWPPVHAHGGGLLAPSVDAEPAGGGVRLTGSTAFVVDGTAADELLVPANLGDGVVLAALDVRASGVLRRDMTTLDLTRGMAEIALDRARATIVIGPAGGADALAVGLDLTLTVLAAEQVGLAQQCLDTAVAWAKERVQFDRQIGSFQAIKHRLVDLLLQVELARSARDEAIAAADRHLAERTPGSARELRAAASMAAALCGEAGVLLARESLHIFGGIGFTWEHDAHLYYRRALANQLVLGDPATHRVRLAATLGV from the coding sequence ATGACGGTCGCGCCGTCCTCCTCGGCCGCCGACCGGGTCGCCCTGGCCTCGACGATCCGGGCCTGTCTGGACCGGCATCCCGGCCCGCGCCAGTTCCTCGGCGACGAGCGCCCGCCGCGGATCGACCGCGAACTGTGGCGCACGTTGATCGAGCAGATCGGGCTCGGTGGGCTGGTGATTCCCGAGTCCTGCGGGGGTTTCGGCGGTGGCTACGTCGATCTCGCGGTCGGCTTCGACGCGATCGGCGCAACGTTGGCGCCGGTGCCGGCCTTGGCGTGCCTGGGCATGGCTACCGGTGTGCTGCTCGGGGCTGAACCCGAGGCGGCGGCCGGCGCAGTCCTCGGCCGGATCGCGCAGGGATCCCTGGTGGCCGTGCTGTGGCCGCCGGTGCATGCGCACGGCGGTGGGTTGCTCGCACCGAGCGTCGACGCCGAACCGGCCGGCGGTGGGGTGCGATTGACCGGAAGCACCGCGTTCGTGGTCGACGGCACCGCGGCCGACGAACTCCTGGTGCCGGCGAACCTCGGCGACGGGGTGGTGCTGGCCGCCCTCGACGTCCGGGCCTCCGGGGTGCTGCGCCGCGACATGACCACGTTGGACCTCACCCGGGGCATGGCCGAGATCGCCCTGGACCGCGCGCGCGCGACGATCGTGATCGGGCCGGCCGGGGGCGCCGATGCGTTGGCCGTCGGCCTGGACCTGACGTTGACGGTGCTGGCAGCCGAGCAGGTGGGCCTGGCTCAGCAGTGCCTGGACACGGCCGTGGCCTGGGCTAAGGAGCGCGTCCAGTTCGACCGGCAGATCGGGTCGTTCCAGGCGATCAAGCACCGACTCGTCGACCTGCTGCTGCAGGTGGAACTGGCCCGCTCGGCCCGCGACGAGGCGATCGCCGCGGCCGATCGGCACCTGGCCGAACGGACCCCCGGATCCGCGCGGGAGCTGCGGGCCGCGGCCAGCATGGCGGCCGCGCTGTGCGGGGAGGCCGGTGTCCTGCTGGCCCGGGAGTCGTTGCACATCTTCGGCGGGATCGGCTTCACCTGGGAGCACGACGCGCACCTGTATTACCGCCGCGCGTTGGCCAACCAGTTGGTGCTGGGCGATCCCGCCACGCACCGGGTCCGACTGGCCGCGACCTTGGGGGTCTGA
- a CDS encoding MaoC family dehydratase N-terminal domain-containing protein, whose translation MTTTADRAAEARMPEAVITEEMVARMQEKVGAQMRIEHSINNEEVTRIAVAKFAGGIGDINPLWTDADRGRASAYGAPVAPPSFVISCFSGIQFGWPGLGSFHCATQMELLAPIYWGDSIVPTCHYDGFSGPTQSSFAGRMVTDQIVNRYTNQRGEAVAEIRWQVMNFERAQARGRSGERALEIPHPWTADEVAAIEAQVLAEQPRGAEPRYWEDVSVGQPLETLTKGPIGLTDEVAFIAGGGTPIPRLKAHAAALHDYALHPAWSFRDPLTGAQEPIYAVHYNKAAANAMGVAFQYDVGFQRQCWQIQLMTHWCGDDGWVGALTSQYRGFVYLSDAVTLGGEVTGKRVVDGQHLVDVSTFARNQRGDDVMPGTATVALPTREGANPARDRARADR comes from the coding sequence GTGACCACGACAGCTGACCGCGCCGCCGAGGCGCGCATGCCGGAAGCCGTCATCACCGAGGAGATGGTGGCCCGGATGCAGGAGAAGGTCGGTGCGCAGATGCGCATCGAGCACTCGATCAACAACGAGGAAGTCACCCGCATCGCGGTGGCGAAGTTCGCGGGCGGCATCGGCGACATCAACCCGTTGTGGACCGACGCGGACCGCGGCCGAGCCTCCGCCTACGGGGCCCCGGTGGCCCCGCCGTCCTTCGTGATCAGTTGCTTCTCCGGCATCCAGTTCGGCTGGCCCGGCTTGGGTTCCTTCCACTGCGCAACGCAGATGGAGCTGCTCGCGCCGATCTACTGGGGCGACTCGATCGTGCCGACCTGCCACTACGACGGGTTCAGCGGGCCGACGCAGTCCAGCTTCGCCGGCCGGATGGTCACCGACCAGATCGTGAACCGCTACACGAACCAGCGTGGCGAGGCCGTCGCCGAGATCCGTTGGCAGGTGATGAACTTCGAACGCGCGCAGGCCCGCGGGCGCAGCGGGGAACGGGCCCTGGAGATCCCACACCCGTGGACGGCCGACGAGGTCGCCGCGATCGAGGCGCAGGTGCTCGCCGAGCAGCCCCGCGGCGCGGAACCGCGCTACTGGGAGGACGTCAGCGTCGGCCAGCCGTTGGAGACCTTGACCAAGGGCCCGATCGGGCTCACCGACGAGGTGGCCTTCATCGCCGGCGGTGGGACGCCGATCCCACGGCTCAAAGCACACGCCGCCGCGTTGCACGACTATGCCCTGCACCCGGCCTGGTCGTTCCGCGACCCGCTGACGGGGGCCCAGGAACCGATCTACGCCGTGCACTACAACAAAGCCGCCGCCAACGCGATGGGCGTGGCTTTCCAGTACGACGTGGGATTCCAGCGGCAGTGCTGGCAGATCCAGCTGATGACGCACTGGTGCGGTGACGACGGCTGGGTCGGCGCGCTCACCTCGCAGTACCGCGGTTTCGTCTACCTCTCCGACGCGGTGACCCTCGGCGGCGAGGTGACCGGCAAGCGGGTGGTCGACGGCCAGCACCTCGTGGACGTCAGCACGTTCGCGCGCAATCAGCGCGGCGATGACGTCATGCCGGGCACGGCCACCGTGGCGCTGCCGACCCGCGAGGGCGCGAACCCGGCACGGGATCGGGCCCGGGCCGACCGATGA
- a CDS encoding MarR family transcriptional regulator, with translation MAAESSNGKSPAATTHRDPVDWARHYWREQKLGPGEDAFIAMSSVLRFHRIMSVSVEDELKKHQLNLTDYMLLMTLQLSETGTRLVSKLARSLLVHATTATLATDRLEGRGLLERSPHPSDRRATLVTITAEGRALVTKASKALAEFDYGLAGTSEQDRAELVEVLARLRHDSGD, from the coding sequence ATGGCCGCAGAGTCCAGCAACGGCAAAAGCCCGGCTGCCACGACGCATCGCGACCCGGTCGACTGGGCCCGTCACTACTGGCGCGAGCAGAAGCTGGGCCCGGGCGAGGACGCGTTCATCGCGATGAGCTCGGTTCTGCGATTCCACCGGATCATGTCGGTCTCGGTCGAGGACGAGCTGAAGAAGCACCAGCTCAACCTGACCGACTACATGCTGCTGATGACGCTCCAGCTGTCGGAGACGGGTACCCGGCTGGTGTCCAAGCTGGCCCGGAGCCTGCTGGTGCACGCCACCACCGCCACCTTGGCCACCGATCGTCTCGAGGGCCGCGGGCTGCTCGAGCGCAGCCCGCACCCCAGCGACCGTAGGGCGACCCTGGTGACGATCACCGCCGAGGGCCGCGCTCTGGTGACCAAGGCGTCGAAGGCACTGGCCGAGTTCGACTACGGCCTGGCCGGCACCAGCGAGCAGGACCGCGCCGAACTGGTCGAGGTCCTGGCGCGGCTGCGCCACGACAGCGGCGATTGA
- a CDS encoding acyl-CoA dehydrogenase family protein codes for MAEPSVEDFRAAARAFLDAHTARRIDIPAAEVEDRVGLFRGSTTAEADAARAWQRTVHDAGFGWITGPVADGGRGLSSAHERAWREQERAHDVPTKAPLTVSLGMVAPTVDAFAQPETRSRWLPALQRADAVGCQLFSEPGAGSDLAAVRTTATRSGTDWVLNGQKVWTSGAHYSDIGIALTRTAARPRHRNLTVFLVELATPGVEVRPLRQITGAADFNEVFLTDVVVPDANRLGEVDEGWAVALAMLGFERGAIGGGGTGGTGIFRMDDLARWLHAIGRAEDPAVAQAFAKVYSGVTAAKAMRRRAEENVRSGGVPGPEMSLAKLALSANLMALSDLVTLALGPRILADTGEIRTFAWAEYVLGVPGMRIGGGTDEIQRNVIAERVLGLPKEPRR; via the coding sequence GTGGCTGAACCCTCGGTCGAGGACTTCCGCGCCGCTGCGCGCGCCTTCCTGGACGCGCACACCGCTCGCCGGATCGACATTCCAGCGGCCGAGGTCGAGGACCGCGTCGGGCTGTTCCGCGGCTCGACGACCGCGGAGGCCGACGCCGCGCGCGCCTGGCAGCGAACCGTCCACGACGCCGGATTCGGCTGGATCACCGGACCGGTCGCCGACGGCGGTCGCGGCCTGTCCAGCGCGCACGAACGGGCCTGGCGCGAGCAGGAACGCGCCCACGACGTCCCGACCAAGGCGCCGCTGACCGTCAGCCTCGGCATGGTCGCCCCGACCGTGGACGCCTTCGCGCAACCGGAGACCCGGAGCCGGTGGCTGCCCGCGCTGCAGCGCGCGGACGCGGTCGGCTGCCAACTCTTCTCCGAGCCCGGCGCGGGTTCGGACCTGGCCGCGGTCCGTACCACCGCGACGCGTTCCGGGACCGACTGGGTGCTGAACGGCCAGAAGGTCTGGACCTCGGGCGCGCACTACTCCGACATCGGCATCGCGTTGACCCGGACCGCCGCGCGACCGCGGCACCGCAACCTGACCGTGTTCCTCGTCGAGCTGGCTACGCCGGGCGTGGAAGTGCGCCCGCTGCGTCAGATCACCGGCGCGGCCGACTTCAACGAGGTCTTCCTGACCGACGTCGTCGTGCCGGATGCCAACCGTCTCGGCGAGGTCGACGAGGGTTGGGCCGTCGCGCTGGCGATGCTCGGCTTCGAACGCGGCGCGATCGGCGGCGGCGGCACCGGCGGGACCGGGATCTTCCGGATGGACGACCTCGCGCGGTGGCTGCACGCCATCGGCCGGGCCGAGGACCCCGCGGTCGCGCAGGCCTTCGCGAAGGTCTACAGCGGTGTCACCGCCGCGAAGGCCATGCGCCGCCGGGCCGAGGAGAACGTGCGCTCCGGGGGAGTGCCGGGGCCGGAGATGTCGCTGGCCAAGCTCGCGCTGTCCGCGAACCTGATGGCCCTGTCCGACCTGGTCACCCTCGCACTGGGGCCGCGGATCCTCGCCGACACCGGGGAGATCCGCACGTTCGCCTGGGCCGAGTACGTGCTCGGCGTTCCCGGGATGCGCATCGGCGGGGGAACCGACGAGATCCAGCGCAACGTCATCGCCGAGCGGGTGCTCGGCCTACCGAAGGAGCCACGACGCTGA
- a CDS encoding phosphotransferase family protein, whose protein sequence is MGAVDLAQCLHAMLAAQLPAGADPTVGEPTLLGGGSSKENWAVDATWTTAAGRTQHELIVRQDPDEGVVANSLQAEFDLLALLQGGAVPVAPTWFSDGSCRWFGRPTVVQGRVRGRSDREILTPADPLGLGPAGRRALAEQLIEVLAAVHAVPVDVVEPALGSRLDHPARAGLTHWRAELSAERASGAGRDSRLDKAFGRLEELAPPPPDRQVLLHGDFRPANVLVDAGRISALLDWEFARLGDPLDDLGWHTCAIYHREHLIAEEWEVDDILAAWTARTGVAVDADALRFWQVFSTLRLTILAVRADRLLAQGSPMGKKVPLDRLLALLEREAQR, encoded by the coding sequence ATGGGTGCTGTCGATCTGGCGCAGTGCCTCCACGCGATGCTGGCGGCGCAGCTGCCTGCCGGTGCGGACCCGACGGTCGGCGAACCGACCCTGCTCGGCGGTGGCAGTTCCAAGGAGAACTGGGCGGTCGACGCGACCTGGACCACGGCGGCCGGCCGCACCCAGCATGAACTGATCGTCCGTCAGGACCCCGACGAGGGCGTGGTAGCGAACTCCTTGCAGGCTGAGTTCGATCTGCTGGCACTGCTGCAGGGCGGGGCCGTGCCGGTAGCGCCGACCTGGTTCAGCGACGGCTCGTGCCGGTGGTTCGGCCGTCCCACGGTGGTCCAGGGTCGCGTTCGGGGACGGTCCGACCGCGAGATACTGACACCAGCGGACCCGCTGGGCCTCGGCCCGGCCGGCCGTCGAGCCCTGGCCGAGCAGTTGATCGAGGTGCTCGCCGCGGTGCACGCCGTCCCGGTTGACGTCGTCGAGCCGGCGCTCGGCAGTCGGCTCGATCATCCGGCCCGGGCCGGCTTGACCCACTGGCGCGCGGAGCTGTCCGCCGAGCGCGCCTCAGGCGCGGGCCGGGATTCCCGGCTGGACAAGGCTTTCGGCCGACTCGAGGAGCTGGCGCCGCCGCCGCCCGATCGGCAGGTACTGCTGCACGGTGACTTCCGGCCGGCCAACGTGCTGGTCGACGCCGGTCGGATCAGCGCCCTGCTCGACTGGGAGTTCGCCCGGCTGGGCGACCCCCTCGACGACCTGGGTTGGCACACGTGCGCCATCTATCACCGCGAGCATCTGATCGCCGAGGAGTGGGAGGTCGACGACATCCTCGCGGCCTGGACGGCACGCACCGGAGTGGCCGTCGACGCGGACGCCCTGCGGTTCTGGCAGGTGTTCTCCACCCTGCGGCTGACGATCCTCGCGGTCCGGGCCGACCGACTGCTTGCGCAGGGCTCGCCGATGGGCAAGAAGGTGCCGCTGGATCGGCTGCTCGCGTTGCTGGAACGCGAGGCGCAGCGCTGA
- a CDS encoding enoyl-CoA hydratase/isomerase family protein: MDPTTALVELVDGVAELRLNRPELLNRFDDDLLGELPGLLADLDGDRDVRAVVWTSTGKHFSAGGDTEVILAGHKDLGRLLAGVAGGRRLYRGFADFSKPLVVALHGHVFGVATSLVLLADAVVTIPTVQIVDPHVHMGLVAGDGGAISWPVNLPLLRAKRHLLWGEPLTGQEAFDLGLVSDLVEDPEQVRERAFELARRVAALPPIAVQLTKRTLNKGLAARIDEVLDTGFAYEAISNRTDDVVEAVTAFQEGRPGRWTGA; this comes from the coding sequence GTGGATCCGACCACTGCGCTGGTCGAGCTCGTGGACGGCGTGGCCGAACTGCGGCTGAACCGGCCGGAGTTGCTGAACCGCTTCGACGACGACCTGCTCGGCGAACTGCCTGGGCTGCTCGCCGACCTCGACGGGGACCGGGACGTCCGCGCGGTGGTGTGGACCTCGACAGGCAAGCACTTCTCGGCCGGCGGCGACACCGAGGTGATCCTGGCCGGACACAAGGACCTGGGCCGACTGCTGGCCGGCGTCGCCGGCGGGCGGCGGCTCTACCGTGGATTCGCGGACTTCTCCAAGCCGTTGGTGGTCGCCCTGCACGGGCATGTGTTCGGTGTCGCGACCAGCCTCGTGCTGCTCGCCGACGCGGTGGTGACCATCCCCACGGTGCAGATCGTCGACCCGCACGTGCACATGGGGCTGGTCGCCGGCGACGGCGGGGCGATCAGTTGGCCGGTCAACCTGCCGTTGCTGCGGGCCAAACGTCACCTGCTCTGGGGCGAACCGCTGACCGGGCAGGAGGCCTTCGACCTCGGCCTGGTCTCGGACCTGGTCGAGGACCCGGAGCAGGTCCGGGAGCGGGCATTCGAGTTGGCCCGTCGGGTCGCGGCGCTGCCGCCGATCGCCGTCCAACTGACCAAGCGAACCCTCAACAAGGGCTTGGCCGCCCGCATCGACGAGGTCCTGGACACCGGGTTCGCCTACGAGGCGATCTCCAACCGCACCGACGACGTCGTCGAGGCCGTGACCGCCTTCCAGGAAGGCCGACCGGGCCGATGGACCGGAGCCTGA
- a CDS encoding CaiB/BaiF CoA-transferase family protein encodes MTTGPLAGLRILEIASAAPAPFACMILADLGAQVLRIDRPAAAKRGPAPAHDPLSRGRRSVALDLKHPDAPSVVRDLADNADVLVEGFRPGVMERLGIGPDVLLADNPGLVYGRMTGWGQSGPMAAKAGHDINYIALSGALEPLGRADAAPHAPMNLLGDFGGGGMLLAVGVLAALVERSISGLGQVVDAAMVDGSALLSTFLYGLRAQGFWSDRRGTNLLDGGAPFYDTYRTADDGWMSVGALEPQFYTDLLRGLGLSDEALPRQMDRADWPTLRARFTEVFASRTRAEWTAVFADLDACVAPVLSPAEAPADPHNRARGAFVNVGGLTQPAPAPRFSRTAAAAPGLAPAIGADTATALLDWGIDPARLAALRASGAVPPVEAVRAEVAV; translated from the coding sequence GTGACGACCGGCCCGCTGGCCGGGCTCCGCATCCTGGAGATCGCCAGCGCCGCTCCGGCTCCGTTCGCCTGCATGATCCTGGCCGACCTCGGCGCACAGGTGTTGCGGATCGACCGCCCGGCCGCGGCCAAACGAGGCCCCGCCCCGGCCCACGACCCGCTGTCCCGCGGCCGGCGCTCGGTCGCCCTGGATCTCAAGCATCCTGACGCACCGTCAGTCGTCCGGGACCTGGCCGACAACGCCGACGTGCTCGTCGAGGGCTTCCGCCCCGGGGTGATGGAACGCCTCGGGATCGGTCCGGACGTCCTGCTCGCGGACAACCCGGGCCTGGTCTACGGTCGCATGACCGGGTGGGGGCAGAGCGGGCCGATGGCGGCCAAGGCCGGCCACGACATCAACTACATCGCGCTGTCCGGGGCGCTGGAGCCGCTCGGTCGCGCCGACGCCGCGCCGCACGCCCCGATGAACCTGCTCGGCGACTTCGGCGGCGGCGGGATGCTGCTCGCCGTCGGCGTGCTCGCCGCGTTGGTGGAGCGGTCGATCTCGGGCCTCGGCCAGGTGGTCGACGCGGCGATGGTCGACGGCTCGGCGCTGCTGAGCACATTCCTGTACGGCTTGCGGGCGCAGGGTTTCTGGTCCGACCGGCGCGGGACCAACCTGCTCGACGGCGGCGCGCCGTTCTACGACACCTATCGAACCGCCGATGATGGCTGGATGAGCGTCGGCGCCCTGGAACCGCAGTTCTACACCGACTTGCTGCGCGGCCTCGGCCTGTCCGACGAGGCCCTGCCCCGGCAGATGGACCGGGCCGACTGGCCCACGCTGCGGGCCCGCTTCACCGAGGTCTTCGCCTCCCGCACCCGGGCCGAGTGGACCGCGGTGTTCGCCGATCTCGACGCGTGCGTCGCCCCGGTGCTGTCCCCGGCCGAGGCGCCCGCGGACCCGCACAACCGGGCCCGGGGCGCTTTCGTCAACGTCGGCGGGCTGACCCAACCGGCACCGGCCCCGCGGTTCAGCCGCACCGCCGCGGCAGCGCCCGGCCTCGCCCCGGCGATCGGCGCCGACACCGCGACCGCCCTGCTCGACTGGGGGATCGACCCGGCCCGACTTGCCGCGCTGCGCGCGTCCGGCGCAGTGCCCCCGGTGGAGGCTGTGCGCGCCGAGGTCGCCGTGTGA
- a CDS encoding class I adenylate-forming enzyme family protein: MDRSLSVAGDLTRIWGTEIVDGVCAGRPGRMFAPRPTSPADLLVGADRWADREFLVQGERRITHGRFRTAIPAAAQILVESGVRPGDRVLLLSFNTPEFPLATWALWWLGAIPVYGNRWWSAAELDHAMALTAPTTVLTDRADWAPAGVTVRQMNELARAYTDAVRPDSKCADGTEDDPALILFTSGSSGAPKAVVLSRRSVIANQHNLMARTGRLPQDLDPARAQSVSLVCTPLFHIGGISNTLLALLTGAKLVFNTGRFDPAEVLRLIEAERVQTFAGVPTMAARLLEHPDFAHRDLSSLRALPMGGAPVPAALLERVVDRLPQLKRGGLGNTWGMTESGGVLTSAGHTDLETRPGTVGRPISAVEIRVADPDEAGVGEVEARAPTVMLGYLGPDGPVTDGVVSADGWLRSGDLGRIDAEGYLFLMGRAKDIAIRGGENISCPHVEEVLLRHPEVAEAAVFGVEHLDLGEEVAAVVRRRAGSSVSAADLREYLRAGLAYFEIPSAWQFVAEPLPTLPGEKVDKKTLRSAFTRE, encoded by the coding sequence ATGGACCGGAGCCTGAGCGTGGCCGGAGACCTCACCCGGATCTGGGGCACCGAGATCGTCGACGGGGTTTGCGCGGGCCGCCCCGGCCGGATGTTCGCGCCCCGGCCGACGTCGCCGGCCGACCTGCTCGTGGGCGCCGATCGCTGGGCCGACCGGGAGTTCCTGGTCCAGGGCGAGCGCCGGATCACCCATGGCCGGTTCCGGACGGCGATCCCGGCCGCGGCCCAGATCCTGGTCGAGTCCGGGGTCCGCCCCGGCGATCGGGTGCTGCTGCTGTCGTTCAACACCCCCGAGTTCCCGTTGGCGACCTGGGCGCTGTGGTGGCTGGGTGCGATCCCGGTCTACGGCAATCGTTGGTGGAGCGCCGCCGAACTCGACCACGCGATGGCGCTGACCGCGCCGACCACCGTGCTCACCGACCGCGCCGACTGGGCCCCGGCCGGCGTGACGGTACGTCAGATGAACGAGCTGGCAAGGGCGTACACCGACGCGGTCCGGCCGGACTCGAAGTGCGCCGACGGCACGGAGGACGACCCGGCGCTGATCCTGTTCACCTCGGGCAGTTCCGGCGCGCCCAAGGCGGTCGTGCTGTCGCGGCGGTCGGTCATCGCCAACCAGCACAACCTGATGGCCCGCACGGGCCGGCTGCCGCAGGACCTGGACCCGGCGCGGGCGCAGTCGGTGAGCTTGGTGTGCACCCCGTTGTTCCACATCGGCGGGATCTCCAACACGCTGCTGGCGCTGCTGACCGGCGCGAAACTGGTGTTCAACACCGGCCGCTTCGACCCCGCCGAGGTGCTCCGACTGATCGAGGCCGAACGGGTGCAGACCTTCGCCGGCGTGCCCACGATGGCCGCGCGGCTGCTCGAGCACCCGGACTTCGCCCACCGCGACCTCAGTTCCCTGCGCGCGCTGCCGATGGGCGGCGCGCCGGTCCCGGCCGCGTTGCTGGAGCGCGTGGTCGACCGACTGCCGCAGCTCAAGCGCGGCGGACTTGGCAACACCTGGGGCATGACGGAGTCCGGCGGCGTGCTCACCTCGGCCGGCCACACCGACCTCGAGACCCGACCGGGGACCGTCGGCCGTCCGATCAGCGCGGTCGAGATCCGCGTCGCCGACCCGGACGAGGCCGGTGTCGGCGAGGTCGAGGCCCGGGCGCCGACGGTGATGCTCGGATATCTCGGGCCCGACGGCCCCGTCACCGACGGGGTGGTCTCCGCCGACGGCTGGCTGCGCAGCGGCGACCTCGGTCGCATCGACGCCGAAGGCTACCTGTTCCTGATGGGCCGGGCCAAGGACATCGCGATCCGCGGCGGGGAGAACATCTCCTGCCCCCACGTCGAGGAGGTGCTGCTGCGCCATCCCGAGGTGGCCGAGGCGGCGGTCTTCGGGGTCGAGCACCTCGATCTCGGCGAGGAGGTCGCCGCGGTGGTCCGGCGTCGTGCCGGGTCCTCCGTCTCGGCCGCCGACCTGCGGGAGTACCTGCGCGCGGGACTGGCCTACTTCGAGATTCCCAGCGCGTGGCAGTTCGTCGCCGAGCCGTTGCCCACCCTGCCCGGCGAGAAGGTCGACAAGAAGACCTTGCGCAGTGCCTTCACCAGGGAGTGA